The Plodia interpunctella isolate USDA-ARS_2022_Savannah chromosome 9, ilPloInte3.2, whole genome shotgun sequence genome includes the window TCCAAAGGAAGGTTTGggtgtataattatatttttatccgagcgaagccggggtaGTCCGCtagtatagaaataaaaaaaaacttatggttttaacaatatattacgtatcacaaatatttacatcaaatggatatgtatgaaataataGGAAGCTTGTACTctacgcataaccttccaaagacgcataaggtacatagagactaacatcttttgtccTACGACTTCAGTCTAAACTTAAtacttaaatagaaaaaaaaacattttttagttttaatgtcatttctataaaacgtttattCGATTCCGCTATATAatgctactgtactgtctcgtgttgctcggctattacatagagttaagatgtgtagaatcgcaaagtagattgtattttttttatatgaaaaaaaaaactacgaatcacaaaaagtcgtaaaataaaagttgcttgttttgatgtacccaagtagtctttaggtggttttgcgtttgataccagtaaccctgtagaaacaaaattaaaagacaAATACGACCATAGAAGTCTCAAAAAtcgttaaattattatagtagtCCTTGTCTAGTATTTATTGGGCTgtgtatagtttttataatacaattgcTGCAAACGGAAGGGTTGCCagcgtaattatttaaaaaaaaatcgtttttgtGCACAGTAGCTCCATCCACTTTACAAAGCGCCATTGACTTTCCGACTTCAACAAATGCTACGAGTATCGCGTACTTTTGGTATAATAGTAACTCTTATGGTTAATCCAAGGTATAAACTACGCCTATACCAAatctcataaaaattggcccagccgtttgTGCGTGTAGttacaaaaaacatacaaactttcgcctttataatattagtgggataaataaaaataaaaaatctttttcataaaaaatattaaaaattggaagaacaaaacaaaagacgaataaaaatatggaaataaagCATGGACTTTAGTGATATTCAATTGAGTGTTTTGAACACAGTTTTTATTtcggaaaaatataaatcaataaataaatacgtccATGATGTTCGGTTGTTGGtggaacaaataaatacctagACTAAAAAATTACGGCGACGGTAAAAAGTGACTTATTCCTGTGGTTTAAAGTTCATTTTCGATACTCCGATCAGACTATATTCTCGCCTGTTCTCTGTTCTTTTTGAACCAATCCACTGATTCTTGTATCGCGGTCTCGAACGGCGTGAATTGGAAGTCTTTGTATAACGATCTGGaaacatttaaagttaaagtatactttaaactaaatgTTTTGTCACGTTCTGTCAATGGCAAATATTCTAAAGTCtgatagtgacaaaaataCTTTGGCTTAatgttctttaatttttttttataaataacaggcaaaattattaaaagtcATGCCAGATGATGACTTGATTAAAATATGACATCAGTGTTATAGCAATAAtacttgataataaaaaatcgattGGAGTTGTTCTTCTATGCTCTGGGAGCGATTAAAAAACAATGGAATGCACCGCTTCTCACATACATATTGTAAacgtcaatcaagggaaagtgCGATTAACTGCCCGTTATCTAGTTGAACGAGGCCTTCCCAAGAGAAGACTCGTCGGACATCAAAAAGAAGTGTAAGATTAATAGAACCAAGGTTCTGCCTACCCTATGAGGGACAAAGACGTGATAGTATATCTGTGTTATAACGGTTGCTCGCGacaaagtatttttcaatacatttGCTCGAAATATTACAGTGCTGTTTCATTGGACGGCTTTGTTATCGCGCTCCACCTTGCGTCATACGGTTGTTTCGCGTCTTACCTAAGTTTTTTGTTCGAAGCAGTTTTCTTATACTGGCCGTCAGCTTTGCTCGTGTCATAGACAATCTCACCAGTGTAGCCGTACGCCTTCTTTATTGTCTCTGCCACTGCGCTTATTGTCACTTCGTCTTCTTCATCCGCTGTGAGGCGGAAATACAAATGTTAGTAGCTTAATCGTACGTGCAAGTAGCTGGCAcggtacatatatatttgcaaGAGATTCCCGTCCTTATTATAGAGGACATACAGTTACAGAGGGGACATTCTGGTTCCCCCCCCCCTTTTTAAATACTCGGCGCGAACTAAACCTCGAATATTACACTAAATAGAGAATATAACAACAATGGAattcgaagcggtggtggtgtaatggttaaaacgcccgcctgtggatcgaaaggtctcaggttcgtatcctactcctCATGCCATATGAGTACCAAGTagtttataccaatctgactcatatattgtagttttcatagaccaccacttgcttccggtgaaggaaaacatcgtgaggaaacctgcacactggtggtcAGTTtaattcactagtgtgtatacATGCGAcgacctgccactagatggcggtaggcagtcgtaaaagtcatgtcagatgcctttaggcgacttgaataaaatttgacacgtTTTAGCAATAATATACTCGACTTTGACGAAGCTTGTGACGGATACTTTTCTGTATACGTTTTGAATagcatgaaataaatttgtaaccaattcttaaaaaaaaaactattttaagaaaaaaaacactcgatatgatCAAGACATGACAAGTCTACTATTCTCGGGAACTACCAGTACGACCGACTGACTTCTATGTTAAAAAGAAAGCTTCATTATTTGATTCCATGATGAATTCGCATTTGGCCACAGGAGTCTTACAACTCACTTGATAGAATAATAGGCTCCACGCTGTCGTAACTCCTCAAGACCCATACAATCAGTTTGGCGAGGTCGAGCGAGTAGATAAACTGTCTCAGAGGCTTCCCGCTGCCGAACACTGTGAATGTGGCGTCCCCTGTGGAAATTAActaattactaataattacAAGCTCATTTATAGTTACGTACAAGGtatacaacacaaaataataatagcgatctgtttttcttatttagtttgtaaattctttaaaatacattGCATAAAGGAATAGAAATAATCCTATATCTAACCAATTGttatatgcgaaagtaagtttatttatttgtttgttaagtCTTCGCGTTCTATCTACTGTTTGGACTGTCAGGAGTCGGGTGGAGATGCGTTGATGTTGGAGATGAATGATGAAGACTCGGCTCGCGATTACATGCGATTTAATGAACAGAAAGTACTTTTACAGTGTATAAATAAGGATTATTAGTGAGACGTGAATGATGCATGCGCGTCCAATGTCGAGTGGAGGGCAGGCCGCTGTCGACGCCGCTGCTTGGTCCGTGCTTTTTGCTTGTGTGCGTGTGTGTATGTGACAGTTGTTGATTTGTCGATGTAGTGCGTCGatatctactcaaccgatGTTATTGAAATCATACATATAGTTCAAAAGTATGGAGAAAGACATAAGGTCACATTTCACACCGGAAAAGAATTATTTTGGCGGGAAATTCACGAGCCGTAGGAAAATTCTCCTCAGAGCTACACAGTactctttattattaatttaatcttgTTCTTCCAAGTTTAAAAAAcgtacttataaacaaattaccaAGTTGATACTAAAAGCAATCTCTCCCAGCTCAACCATTAggacaaacagaaaaaaatatatattagtggCTATAACCAGAGGATATATATACAGTATAATAACCATTGTCGATGGCGTCCGCCATGCGGCGCACGAGCGCGGGCACCACATGGCTGGCCTGCGGCCGGAAGTTGTCGTGCGGACCGAACACGTTGCACGGGATCACCGACGTCCATCTACATCCGTGCTGTTCATGGTAACCTCTATAGATTgc containing:
- the Gmer gene encoding GDP-L-fucose synthase, with the protein product MSVDKSVILVTGGSGLVGQAIKTLVEKELQEGTKFSRNETWVFCGSKDGDLREKAQTEALFEKYQPTYVIHLAAMVGGLFHNMANNLSFFRENMAINENVLYASHKHGVKKVVSCLSTCIFPDKTTYPINETMVHNGPPHPSNYGYSYAKRMIDILNRGYHEQHGCRWTSVIPCNVFGPHDNFRPQASHVVPALVRRMADAIDNGDATFTVFGSGKPLRQFIYSLDLAKLIVWVLRSYDSVEPIILSTDEEDEVTISAVAETIKKAYGYTGEIVYDTSKADGQYKKTASNKKLRSLYKDFQFTPFETAIQESVDWFKKNREQARI